GCCACGCGCATCGTGGGCAACGCGGTACGTGGCGAGCGCGGAACGCGTCGCATGCATCTGTTTCGGAGGGTCTTGGTCAGTGTCACACcgggttttaaaacaaaaccaagtattatctatatgtatgccaggatcatgtttcatacatatagtgacatcattagtgaataataacaacaatatcacgtaaagaaatataaataatgacttacgTGTCTATCAAAGATATGCAGCTTAATCCTTGAaatggaggctccaaacttcacaagcAAATGACTGGGGATTGCGTacacctagaactcagcatcatcttcacaacaaaTTTATAGCAGCTTCTTTCTTCTGAGCAAtgttggttatagcaagggtaagcacatgtcatactcagcaagtgtggggaaaatatgaatgtaaggcttaaacaaggaaaggctttCTGCTTTACTGCGATAAGAAATTTAGTTTGTTAATTTTCTTAGTACCTGAGCagtaaggtataagtatatgcCAACTCACATTTAACTTAAACATAAGCCATAAGtatatggcacaaccataaccacgATTTAAGTTCATCTTgaagtatattaatcatgtgagggtccaggccgctcttgactaTGAGgatggctgatcgatcagttttacatcTCCACAGACACTAGTAGAAAATTGAATTTCGATCCtccccttttagtcccagttattATAAAAGGCCCCACGAGATATtataaaaggattgcatcccctatatagtcagatgcaatgtgtaggtgggatgggaAGGAAGCTCCACACGAGGCTTCGAGGTTGTGGGGTTctcgaatcccacggaccgcgcacATGCATATTTCGCGACGTGCGGGTGTGGGAGGCCTCCTGGGGACCTAGGATAAAAGATACCCCTTTTATCTACCCACATGTCGTTTTACCACAtgtcgtgtaaaagttcaaagaattttggacccaaccatacagtgctagctaggcaccataccacacttccgagatGATCGGGCCACAGCAACTATCACCCACCAGCACTGATGAAAGCCATTGGCCTCATCAATAACTCCATATGTTCTTCAGCAGCTGAACAACCTGTGTGCATCTATACATAGGCACATTGATGTGAACATTCATCGAGCAACCTGTGCTACAGTATACTGGTAATGAACAACCTGCCCTGGAGCCTTGCGTAGTCTTCCAACGTGTAATCCATCGTctctctagctagctagctctctCAACGACTGTGGGACGAGAGATCAGGACAAGGAGGCGACATGGGGATTTGAGAGTTGCTTAGAAAGGTCGCTTGTCGCGGTCTTGTTAATTATACATCGCTCATGGGGAGAGTCGACCTCGCAAAACGGTTGGAGGAAGCGGTATGACCGGTTGAGCATAACCCTCGACCTCGCAAAATGTCAGTTTTCTTTGACGGTTTCTGAACATTATAACCAGACCCTTGATGTGCTAGAGCATTAGCCCTACGATTGTCTTCCTTTGTACATGATAGATAGTAAATTCATCTAAGCAAGATATGATATATAGGCATTTATCAAGATAAGCTATTATAATCTAAATGCATCTAATCACGTCATTAGCAAAAATACCGGTCAATTAGAATCttcttaatatatatatatatttaatttaatgaatgcatatatataaaaaagattTAGGTCCCATTTGGATCCTTGGAGTtgattctaataatcataatttagacacaaattaattaagttaatataattgtatatggaatatatttatatattattgttggcaGAGATAGTTACATGCTGTActtccactagtagagaattgggctttagtcccggttggtagggtgcaaatatcccgaaaatccatccaggataaaccaaccgggacaaaagacccccttttatcccggttggcaaaaaaaaatcccgagctcccaggaggcccccccacACGCGattttttcacgcgaaatatgcgcggttcgtgggattcgaacccacaacctccagcctcgcgcgtagcttccttgccatcccacctacacaccacacctgagtatgtaggggatgctatccttttgtattaactcgtgggggacccttttatcccggttggaaacaccaaccgggataaaagacccccttttatcccggttggtattacaaaccgggataaaagggttcgaggatttaatcctcttccagtcaccttccagtcacctcgttggggacccttttatcccggtttgaaacaccaaccgggataaatgacccccttttatcccggttggtattacaaaccgggataaaaggctcttgacccttttatcccggttggtgttaccaaccgggataaaagggggggtcttttatcccggttggtgtttcaaatcgggataaaaggcctctcagagtcttttttttcccactagcctttgcaaccgggataaaaggtcccggttggtgagccccccaccagtgaccgagttttagtcccggttggtgaaccttttgtcccgggccaactttaaaccgggacaaaaggggacgcatggaaagccaattctctactagtgttctGCTATAGGGAGGTGAGttgaagagcgtgctataagaattgaattccattataataatcataatctatagaatccaTTTCCATCTTCCACcctcatgaatttaagataggcttatatctaaagtTTGGAAAGTTGTAGAATTCCAGATCCCAAGATAAATTAATCTACTCCATGAAGTAGATTCTAAtttcttcaaaatgaagggatccaaacggggccttggTGATTCCCATATAAAAAGTATATATGGGGTATTTACGCAGCGGCAGAGCCGGGAAGGCAGGGAGACGCGACGACCGGGAGGACCCGTGTCGTCGAATCGTTTTGTCCGACTTCATCAACTCAGTAACTCATGCACGTAGGTGACGGCAAACCAAACGATGAGATGGTGGAGATCGactccgccgtcgtcgtctaCCTTGACTTTGACTCACAGAATTGAAGGAGACAAGCCGGTGACTGCAAATCATCGGTAGCAGACGTCAAAAAGACTCTGTAATTAAGAGTCGTCTCTGGCGGCGGCACCGGAGTCGTTCTTTAGTCCTCGCTGATGCTACCGTCGTCGGACGTACGCTAGACGTTTTCCCTTGGGACATCGATCGTACACATAATAATCTTGTGAAAATTAGGTGAGTAGATGTATTGTGCTTATGAAGTTGGGAAATCTATTATGTACGACGAATAATCCATATACGTGGATTAAATTTAAGCTATATATTATCTATTATTCTTTCATTTTAATTTGTCATAAGACAAACTTTTATAATTGACTATCAGAAACTTTGATTATTAGCTATATGTGGCCTAATTTTTCCACAAGTTTTTATTTCTTGTATCTCGATAAACTACTAGCCTGTGCTGGAGGATCTGTTGATGGACTAGCTAGCTAGTGTATATTAGTCGTGGCTGGCGCACACAGAGAACACAGATTAAACATTCGCATCTGATAAAAATCGATCATGTGCAAGCAGTTAGCCCTCCTGCTCACGCTGCTTGCCATCTCTTTGGGCcatgccgccgcagccgcgtcTGTCAGGATGAAGGTCATGCACGTcgacgccggccgcggcctAACCAACCGCGAGCTGCTCCAACGCTTGTCGTCGCGGAGCAAGGCCCGAGCCGCACGGTTACTCTCCAAAGCGGCCAGCGCCCCGGTGACACCGGGGGCGATCCCCGGCGCCGTCCCGGACACCGAGTACTTGGCGCACCTGGCCATCggcacgccgccgcagcccgtGCAGCTGACGCTCGACACGGGCAGCGACCTCGTCTGGACGCAGTGCCGGCCGTGCAACTCCTGCTTCCGCCAGGACCTTCCTTACTTCGACCCGTCCCTCTCCTCCACGTTCGCCGGCGTCCCTTGCCGCTCCACGGCGTGCCAGAGCCTGCGGAAGCCGTCGTGCGTGAGGTCCCCGAGGGGCCAACAGGCTTGCgcctactcctactcctacgCCGACGGCTCGGTGACGATCGGGCGCATCGAGGCAGACACGGTCACGTTCGACGGGcacaccgccaccgccgtgACCGGCGTGTCCTTCGGGTGCGGTCACGATAACACCGGCATTTTCAAGTCCAACGAGACCGGCATCGTCGGCTTCGGCCGCGGTTTCCTGTCTCTGCCGTCACAGCTCAAGGTGGGCAACTTCTCTCACTGCTTCACCACGATCACGGGTGCGGCGGCACCCAGCGCCGTCCTGCTCGGCCTGCCAGCGAACCTCTACAACAGCGCCCGTGGCGTCGTGCAGACAACCCCGCTCGTCAGGAAC
This genomic window from Setaria viridis chromosome 8, Setaria_viridis_v4.0, whole genome shotgun sequence contains:
- the LOC117866419 gene encoding aspartic proteinase nepenthesin-1, yielding MCKQLALLLTLLAISLGHAAAAASVRMKVMHVDAGRGLTNRELLQRLSSRSKARAARLLSKAASAPVTPGAIPGAVPDTEYLAHLAIGTPPQPVQLTLDTGSDLVWTQCRPCNSCFRQDLPYFDPSLSSTFAGVPCRSTACQSLRKPSCVRSPRGQQACAYSYSYADGSVTIGRIEADTVTFDGHTATAVTGVSFGCGHDNTGIFKSNETGIVGFGRGFLSLPSQLKVGNFSHCFTTITGAAAPSAVLLGLPANLYNSARGVVQTTPLVRNPPRNPNFYYVSLRGITVGSTRLPVPESAFTLRDDGDGGTIIDSGTGMTSLPEDVYKLMREAFVAQVRLRVYNVRSLSQLCFAAPSSSTAKPDDVPKLLFHFEGATLDLPRENYMFDAVEEGRSITCLAINAGGGSMTIVGNYQQQNMHVLYDLANGKLSFVPAQCEKL